A stretch of Lathyrus oleraceus cultivar Zhongwan6 chromosome 6, CAAS_Psat_ZW6_1.0, whole genome shotgun sequence DNA encodes these proteins:
- the LOC127095189 gene encoding uncharacterized protein LOC127095189: protein MANASHSKKHDDANVMIDLEDGSSDDQEESLIHHIKPSVAKRMKTRKGKFVAELMSARKAKKTARRVVVERELGKDVADVKEVMDLIHVVGLLKTVVGLSQSYEGLVKEFIVNIPEDISDKNNKEFCKVYARGRNNEGTRELEVTDNQVCREITAKQVKVWPFKKHLPAGTLTIKYAIIHKIGAVNWVPTNHISTIANTLGRFIFAVGTKVKFDYGRYMFDQIIKNATTNADSHVEDIVMTSAMRRPVSKVGAIDELKETCKELGEGIRVATTRKQSLEALIERLEQDEGENVGHANVSHEEEAEAHTSSERSAHNDDASGNSASGAAEEVANSSSIE, encoded by the exons ATGGCTAATGCTTCCCACTCTAAGAAGCACGATGATGCAAATGTTATGATTGATCTAGAGGATGGTAGCTCTGATGATCAAGAGGAAAGCTTGATTCATCACATAAAGCCAAGTGTGGCTAAACGCATGAAGACTCGCAAAGGAAAATTTGTGGCTGAACTTATGTCAGCTAGAAAAGCTAAGAAGACTGCT AGAAGGGTAGTTGTGGAAAGGGAATTGGGAAAAGATGTTGCTGATgtcaaggaggtcatggacctgatacACGTTGTTGGGCTTTTGAAGACTGTTGTTGGGCTCTCTCAATCCTATGAAGGTTTAGTCAAGGAATTTATTGTTAATATTCCTGAGGATATTTCTGATAAGAACAACAAGGAGTTCTGCAAGGTGTATGCGAGGG GCAGAAATAATGAGGGTACAAGAGAATTAGAGGTTACAGACAATCAGGTATGTAGGGAGATTACAGCTAAGCAGGTGAAAGTTTGGCCTTttaaaaagcatcttcctgctgGAACGTTGACTATCAAGTATGCTATCATACATAAAATAGGAGCTGTTAACTGGGTCCCTACCAACCATATCTCCACCATTGCTAATACTCTTGGGAGGTTTATTTTTGCTGTTGGGACAAAAGTGAAATTTGACTATGGTAGATATATGTTTGATCAAATCATCAAGAATGCAACTACTAATGCAG ACAGTCATGTCGaggatattgtcatgacatctgccatgAGGAGGCCTGTCTCAAAAGTTGGAGCAATTGATGAGCTTAAGGAGACATGTAAAGAGCTAGGTGAAGGGATTAGGGTAGCCACAACTAGAAAACAATCTTTGGAAGCCTTGATTGAAAGGTTGGAGCAGGATGAGGGTGAAAATGTTGGACATGCTAATGTCAGCCATGAAGAAGAAgctgaagcccacacctctagtgagaggtctgctCACAATGATGATGCGAGTGGCAATTCTGCTTCTGGTGCTGCTGAAGAGGTTGCAAACTCAAGCTCTATTGAGTAG